The window AACTGACAGATATTAAAGCGAATATTTAACTGGTATTCTTCTGGCATGCTCAAACTCCAAGTTGATTTATGATGAATCAGGCATTGATTCAGCACCAATGTCAAGCAGCTTAATATGATTAATTAAGACATGGCTAGCTAATTTTATGAATTAAGTAATTAACACATGAGTGCCAATAGATTAAGTATTACTAATCAATTCTTATTAGTCAAGACTGACTAATAAGAATTGATTTGAGAATTGCAGACCTCTTATTAGTGAAGACTTACATGTATAActgaaatatttctttaataaaactaTTGTAGCAGAGCTAAGTGCTAAGTGTTTCTaatcacataattttttaaGCCTAAAAGACAGAACAAGTTAGAATCTATTTTCTTCTCTTGGTAACctcaattgaattttaattatagtatatatcGAATGtctgtatatttgtgtgtgttgttTTGTGAGATATCTATCTGTTTAAAGTAGACTAGTAGCTTAAAATCTTGATTCGTTTTAAAGGATTAGATAGGTGAATATcactatcactaaaatatattaactatatCACTAAACTATATTAAGTATATCACTAAACTATATTAAGTATATCACTAAAGTATATCAACTAAGATCACTAAAATACAACTGCTTAGTATAAATTTGGGAATATACTTCTTgttaaatagtatattttacatgtatttgCAAGTTTTATGATTTTGCAGGTTACATAGTTCAATGCAGAATAAGTTCAAGACTTCGTGCACATAGTTTGTCAAAGTTTACAAACACTGCAGATACTCCTGTAGATTTAGAATCCGAAGATCAAGCAAACATGAATACCAACAACATACGAGACAAAAGACCACTTGCAAAAGTCTATCGACGTCCAGATAACAAAGTCATAAAGGCTACTGCTGGAAGAAATATCAAAAGTCTTGTTGTATGTGATCAACTACATTATTTCTTAGTTGtattattgatttataaattaatctaaatcattattttgtATGATTTCATAGGGAAATAAACTTGTTGATGAAGTAAAAGAGGATGAACAAAATTGTAATAATCTGGTGGATGAACAAGATGGAGATCAAGATAATGACAAACAAAGTGATGAAGATATGCAAGAAGGTGAAGAAGACAGTGCACAAGAAGATAGTGCAGAAGACATGGAGCAAGACGATAGTGCACAAGAACGTGAAGAAGGTGATGAAGATAGTgcagaagaagatgatgatgaacaaGACGATGTACTAAACGAAAGTGAGGAAGAAAAtgaggatgaagaagaagaggatgaACAAGAAGAGGATGAAACAGAAAATCAAGCTCAAGTCAACAATGCACAACCAAagattaaaataacaaaatacaaaagGAAAAAGGTACActttcttcactttcttcattattaattatatagtatatatatcgAATGTGCTTAAATTCGATTTTAAAGCATCGACGTTTATATAGTCtttaattatagtatatatcGAATGtctgtatatttgtgtgtgttgttTGTGAGATATCTATCTGTTTAAAGTAGACTAGTAGCTTAAAATCTTGATTCGTTTTAAAGGATTAGATAGGTGAATATcactatcactaaaatatattaagtaTATCACTAAACTATATTAAGTATATCACTAAACTATATTAAGTATATCACTAAAGTATATCAACTAAGATCACTAAAATACAACTGCTTAGtataaatttgtgaatatacttcttgttaaatagtatattttacatgtatttgcaagttttatgattttgcaggttacatagttttataaatttgtgaatatacaactgcttagtataaatttttgaatatacaACTGCTTAGTATAAATTGTTTTATGTTCTTAACAGGAAGCTGCATTTGAAACTCATATACCAAGAAAAAGGATTGCTGGAACATTATATCCACTATTGAAGTTCATGAACAAGGATGTTAaggtattttttatttatttcgttACTTAGAATTAGAAATTTGAGTACAATATTTTAGTGATGCCCTGCACTGTCGTTTCTTGTGGTTTCTACAACACTAATTATTTCCTCTTATTTCATTAGAAAACAGAAGGGGCTAAacatataaataagaaaaaagacGAGGTCAAGATAAGGATATCTCCAAGGCATTTTAGTAAGATGGTAGGTGAACTCACAAAAGAGCAGAGGGACTGGGTTACAAGAGCTGGTTTTGCACTCTTACTGGATTTTGAGCTTGACATTTTGCCAACCAAAATCGCCTACAATGTACTCCAAATCTTTGATCACCACTCAATCTCACTGAAGCTGAAGGATggagatattaatattacaagtgAAGATGTTTATGATGTGTTAGGCCTGCCAAATGGAGGACATCCTATTATTCTGGCATCACCTGGAAAGTACAGTCAAAGAATCAAAGATTGGCATGCACAATTCGCTTTATCTGATCAAATAACAACACAGATgattgttcaagtgatgaaaaACCAAGAAGTTAATGATAACTTCAAATTAAACTTCCTTCTTGTTATGTCAAATGTGCTTATTGGTACAAAAGGAGCTTCTTATATGGACAAACAACTGCTGCAACTTGATGATAACCTTGACAATCTCAAGAAGTATAACTGGGCAGATTTCCTCCTAGGCTACCTTGTAATTGGAATGGAGAGTTGGAAcagaacaacaacaacattTTTCCGAGGATCACTAATCTTTCTCACTGTAAGACAACaatctaaatcttttttttctcGTCCGTATATTCAAATAgaatataaaatctaattaatagtTTTACTTGTTTCACTTTGTAGTTGTTATATGTCGACCGTGTGAGGTACAAAGGAATGAACCTAGTTGATAGACAATTTCCTTCCTACAATGGTTGGACTATAGAAATGTTGAGACAAAGACAAGAAATTGAGGTGATTGACGGAGTTTTTGGAGTTGGATCAATCCAAccaattttaaaagaatatctACAAAAAATTGATCCTTCTGAACCTCCAAAGACAAAAGGTATGATCCTGTTTGTATATGGAATACGTAGTCGAAAACCTATCTTATTCTTTTTATGTAAAAATGTGTTTCATCCTTAATTGCAGGTAAATGATAATGAAGATGGAGCCTGGGATACGTGGCAGTATTGGTCAGAGGTGGATAGAATTGAAAACGATTACCTGAAGAGAAAGGAGTCAACATCACAACAACCTCATGAATCAACTCAGTGCCAAAGTCCACAAAATACACAGTATTACACTCCTCCAACAGAGGCAGCTGATGGAAATGTTGAACAAACTGAAGAGGTACATTATATATGAATTAGTAACATACTACtataattcatgcaaattatCACTAAAAACTACTATATATATCACTAGAGTATATTAGATAGATCacctattaaaatattataatactacCATATATATCACTATATTTCAATTCTAAATTTTGCATTGACTTCTCAGGATGTACTTGATGATTTACGTAAAAGGGCAGAGGAACTTGTGGACATAAAGTCCAAATTTGATGAAGATTTAGtgaaagcaagggaaaagtttCCCGATAATAAAAACTTTGCTATTATCGGTGAAATGCTGAAAGAATATCTCATTCCTAACCAGGAAACTGGTGATGATTTGGGTGATGAATTATCACCTGAAATAGTCGCCAGCCTAGAAGTTGTTGAAGAGATGGACAGAACCAACATTGAGATCCTTGCTGAGCAACAGAAAGATGATGAGAGATATGTCCCTCCTTTTTCCCTTGGACTGGATGACATAGAAAAAGAAAGtaatcaaaatttggtcacgCCAGAGCCAGAACCACAAGAGAGAGAAAAAAGCAAGCGGACAAAGAAAGTTGGTCCATATCAAAAATCACCTTATGTCAACAGGGTGATTGATATCAAGGAAAGAATGAACAATGAAGACTTTGGATATTGGGTCTTCTTGCTAAAGAAAAAGGGCGAGCTATTGTAAGTATTTTGCCCTTTCTGTTATATACATTTCTTTATCTGCCTAatactaattaatatatataattacagggATGATTTGTTTAGATGGGAGGAAGTGAGATGTATCAAGGAACACTTGTTGACGCTGAAACCAAAAACAAGTGTATACTACTCTGTGATCGATACATGGGCAACAATCCTAAATGACAGTGAAAAGTACAAGGCAGATGGGTCACCACTAAGACTTTTCTGCACAATAGGAGATTTGGTAATATATACTGCCTTcgtatatatattctaattaatttCTTTCAGTTATTTCATAACTACATACACCAGAATCTAATATCTTTATATCAACCAGATTTTCAGCATTGATCCAGAAAAGAAAGTCACCGAAACTTATGATTCGTTTGCCAGTGGGATGGACAAGATTCTTCAAACTTTTTCCATCAAAAAAGTGGAAGATGTGGAAATGGTAAATGTCATTTGTTAACTAATTTTGACATAGATCTCAACATTTCTCAAATATCTTGAACTAAAATATCTCTTAATATGATTACAGGTGTGCTTTCCTATTAATAAATATGAGCATTATTATTTGGTATGCTATGGTATCAAAACCATGGGATACTTTATAATTGACAATATTAAACGTGAAGCACAGCCTAAGATGTACTATAGCAGAGTTTTGGAGgttttggtaatatatttttttatccttCATTCCACTATTATGTATATAAACATGCACTGTTTTAAGTCCACTATACTAATATTTTACTTCTCTTTTACAGCATTCTCACTTTTGCAATTATATAAGTAGGAatgaaaatccaaatttgggatCAAGAGTGCGGAAAATGAAGCCTCTCGTTTTGTGAGAATGCCATGGCAGACTACTGACAATTCCACAGATTGTGGTATCTTCCTCATGCGCCATATGGAAACCTTCAAAGGAGATATCAAAAACTGGAATACTGACTTAACAGAAGAAGGGGTAAGATTAGTTTCATATTTTACATACCTATATACTGctttacattttagtgatatagcTGACATACTTTAGTGATATACTTAATATAGTTTAGTGATATAGTTAATATGTTTTAGTGATATAGTTAATATGTTTTATTGAAATTGATTAAAGTGTATATAGCTTTGTAATTCAAATGTGTATGCAGCATGTCcttaatttcttttcaaattgcTCTGTTTATTAGGCTTAAAAAGTTATGTGATAACAAAcactaataaacaaattatcATATTGCAGCCAACACAGGATAAACAAATAACTAGGCTGAGGTTCAAGTACAACACAGCAATTCTATCTTCACACCTGAATGAACTCAAAGAGCCTATCACCATAGAAGCTGTAGCCTTGTACAACACAGCAGAAAAGCATAATATCATCAATGTCGTCCTAGCTGGAAAAGTTGCAGAGAAGTTTCCAGCAAAAAAATCTGGCAAGAGAGTGAAATTCGCCGTGAACTTAATAAGTTCTTTCCACGAAGTAGAACGGTCTTCTCAAGAAGGACCAACTCCTTCTTAGATTTAGTCATTGTTTAAGTGCACTGTTTGAGAATATTAGAAACTGATTTACAAGAATTATTAGATGGCTGAATTATGTTGAGACTAAAAATTGATTTACTGGATTGTTTTTGTATGGATATGGTTATTTTAGTGTCACCATCTCAAAATGCAATGGTAAATATTTGGCTTTTTTACTTTTGTTATTGTTTCATTTTAGTTTTATGATTTTTCATTGTTTTCGTTACACAGTAAAGCAGGATATCACTAAAAAAccacacatatcactaaaactTGGGATGTATACTACTAAATTACACTGATAACACCACTAAATTATATTACCTATATCACTAAAAACCAACTCATTTTCACTCCAAAACTTGACAAATTCagtttatatattcaatataaattgaCAATGTATCAGTACTAATATGCTTTATAAAGACAATTTATAAACAATCAAAATGTACTcagaaaacataaaatcaaaatgtacTTAACACTTTATAAAGACAACTGCACAAGgtcttttaaaattgaaaattaaaatcatattcacAACATATTCGAAACTACAGCTCCTCCATCCTTCTTTTTCTTCGGACAAGTTCTCGAATCATGAGTGGTTGCCGAACATTCTTTACATCTTCGAACTCTTTTATTTGCTTTTGTCATTGCTTTCTCTCTATCACTTACAAGACGCTTGAAATAATTTCCCTTGTTCCTGGAAACAGTTGGTGCAAGAATGGTAACCTCTTCAACCGGCTGTTCACCTACCATAGCTGCCATATGATCCTTTTTAGTAAAATCAACAGAATCTCCATCATACTTTTCAAAATCACTACTTATCTGCTTAATGATTTTGTGAACATAGTCAAGCTTATCCATTTCAACTCCAGCTTTGCTAAGAATCTGACGAAAATCAAACCATAAGTTTGTCAACTTCAACGACACTTgctccattttaaaataatcCGAACACACAACAGTAGATTCCAATGAAGTGCCACTTTCTGCAACTTTCATCCAACGATTAAGCACGAGACTCCTTGGAAATTTTGTGACACCAATCTGCTTTAAGCCACAGAAAGCATGCCTACAAACAATTCCACACATAACAAATTGTTTGCATGAACATACGGCATGTGATTTGCTAACAGTAACCTGCAAAATGAATGATAAATCACCATTCAAATCACCATTTTGAACCATTACCAATATGAGATAtgcttcaaaaataaatttacataAAAACCAAAGTTCGGCAGGTGGTCCAGTACATTTACTTCCAATCCAGATCACTACTAATGACTACTTGCAATACAAAACAACTACTAATGCCACTACAATTTATCAGAatgcaaaatattttaataatgcattactaaaattatattatgcatattttcaaatattttatatttactttctGTTCCACAATAACAATTACtactgtaaaaaaaatataaatcaaaattagaatatataaaatactactATAAAGGGGAAAACACATACCTTAAAAAGTTTATCTTTAACTTTGACATCCTTTATTTCAAAATGAGTTACCCCATCAACTTCTTCACTCATTCTCTTGATTTGCATATCTAAGCAAGATGCCAaaatttcttcttgaactttgtAAAAAATTGAACGTGTAAATAGCTCAGCTGCATCATCTTCAATGAACCATCTTGATAAAATGTTTGGTTTGCTTGAGTTAGACTCATGGTCTAAACGTTCTGTTTCATTCCGCTGCCTATGCATTGCACTCTCAAAACGTATCCAAAACTCACATAAAGTATCACCTTGCTTGTGAAACtgtgaaaagaaaaaattttcACTTTCGAACCTTGAAGTTGTCCTCATCAAGCCAAACATAGGACTGTCCCTGAAATAGGCAGGAATCCACGACTTTCTTATGTCATACATATCTGATAACCATTTGTTATGTTCCAACTTAAACTCTCCTATAACCGCTTTCCATCCACTTTCAAACTCATCAATTTCCAAATTCGATGACCATATGTAAGTTTTCATTTTCTCCATAAAGTCTGTTTCCTTACACAAACGATTCCCAAGCTGCAATATTATGgaaaattacataaatatatgaCAGTAAATTTCAGATGCTAGGAACCAAATTTCtaaaaaacaactaaaaaaCTACCTTAATAGGGAATTTCTGCATTATATGCCACATACATAGGCGATGCTTGCTAGCAACCAAATCATTATTGCGTCCCATGGCCTTGACAAAATGTTTAAAGGCCCAATTATAATGAGCAACATCTTCTTT of the Daucus carota subsp. sativus chromosome 4, DH1 v3.0, whole genome shotgun sequence genome contains:
- the LOC135151928 gene encoding uncharacterized protein LOC135151928, producing MSEEVDGVTHFEIKDVKVKDKLFKVTVSKSHAVCSCKQFVMCGIVCRHAFCGLKQIGVTKFPRSLVLNRWMKVAESGTSLESTVVCSDYFKMEQVSLKLTNLWFDFRQILSKAGVEMDKLDYVHKIIKQISSDFEKYDGDSVDFTKKDHMAAMVGEQPVEEVTILAPTVSRNKGNYFKRLVSDREKAMTKANKRVRRCKECSATTHDSRTCPKKKKDGGAVVSNML